From the Glandiceps talaboti chromosome 10, keGlaTala1.1, whole genome shotgun sequence genome, one window contains:
- the LOC144440757 gene encoding haloacid dehalogenase-like hydrolase domain-containing protein 3: MAASGCKLLTIDITKTIMHVRVSVGYQYTRIATQMGFQFYQESALTTAFNEQYAKLIEERPKFDQQDGSISVKDWWKLLIKKTFIHAYSGYENVDLEPVADKLYHEFSTANCYDLYPEVRDVVPKLKDKGFKLCAVSNADARFRNVLEELDVMKYFDDVILSSEVKSYKPNPEIFKLALERLGVKSSESIHIGDSLENDYKGATNIGMSAYLVDREGKYDNCPEGLNKDHVLKDLSSLLDILKS, from the coding sequence ATGGCAGCTAGTGGCTGTAAGTTGCTGACAATCGATATAACAAAGACCATTATGCATGTCAGAGTATCAGTTGGGTATCAGTACACACGTATTGCTACACAAATGGGTTTTCAGTTTTACCAAGAGTCAGCTTTGACGACAGCTTTTAATGAGCAGTATGCCAAGTTAATTGAGGAACGTCCAAAGTTTGATCAGCAGGATGGTAGTATCAGTGTTAAGGACTGGTGGAAACTACTtatcaagaaaacatttatCCATGCATACAGCGGGTATGAGAATGTAGACTTAGAACCAGTTGCTGACAAACTCTACCATGAATTTTCTACAGCCAATTGTTATGATTTGTATCCGGAAGTGAGAGATGTGGTGCCAAAATTGAAAGACAAAGGTTTTAAGTTGTGTGCTGTGTCTAACGCTGATGCCAGATTTAGGAACGTCTTAGAAGAATTAGATGTGATGAAGTACTTTGATGATGTCATCCTATCAAGTGAAGTGAAATCTTATAAACCAAACCctgaaatatttaaattagcTCTGGAGAGGTTAGGGGTCAAATCATCAGAGAGCATTCATATTGGTGATAGTTTAGAAAATGATTATAAAGGAGCTACGAATATTGGTATGTCTGCTTATTTGGTTGATAGAGAAGGAAAGTATGATAACTGTCCTGAAGGTCTGAATAAAGACCATGTATTGAAAGACTTGTCCTCACTCTTAGATATCCTGAAATCATAA